The Styela clava chromosome 10, kaStyClav1.hap1.2, whole genome shotgun sequence genome window below encodes:
- the LOC120338339 gene encoding uncharacterized protein LOC120338339, giving the protein MESSLSEDEFHRMQLQILDLRTENYQLRDENKKLVANFTKSSENEKRLEREVSKQTKLRKAFTTLNKSKQALEFEELMQQNEQAFILQNQTLAEELSTLQTTIKTLENENRQFKRQISLAPQDKARDAELRKLQAANAALKQSLASMREGQCTDSGDATQPQDSTETVFKTVDGKQKNDNEVNGTGVSDEKFDKVGEDISVSAGNIAAKISNKDLIRPGRSDSDTDLQVQVLTLQEEKRLLEFELDNAVKKHDTKINEMSGAMKELQEKLDQKQKTCNSLQKELGQLQIFKKEASETATKLTLENEKLKTDLEQSTSDTSSLHKALQESHTILEQQQSSLLHWQKQVDIKDDEYKAVKSEHTENSDKLSSISKELESTLSSLELLQKEKDELQSRYEKSANIGEALLNKHTELEKKLEQVQHEHQQALNLAEKHKSELAGTKQLEKQIEELKEELRQALDLAEKRKLTANNQSMEAQDMVTKLNERASSLQTTYEDKIKSLTETYDTKIKTLEGTNKSQEEELIRVHHQERLKTREIDGLQQKLNDLNAATASLENSKGWFERALQDAEKLAEETKASHTEVIEKLKEEHSAELEKALLAVQAKDDDVAAIEKKMQEIEEEYEKKDEIIVRLKRDVKDEMQKQKLVEKKVHSTLKDLKKQLVAERKKKEHLQEKLTQQSDGESNIDELLTVVDTSNKSKPSSGGADGASSVSSFSFRDFINPTRTSGPGSTSPVMKRTVTSSPSSNSTQLSHNEAADLLSRITDLQNDKWALEEKVRHLEESGGAMANELVEKAELVQRYVQHTRTDSVKRTYNEEHSSPKTLKDKVRSFVTGQEEQSSPSGIGNIYELNKKLTRMLEEEMTKNMALKKDMELMAQQMVPR; this is encoded by the coding sequence GTCTCCAAGCAGACCAAACTTCGGAAAGCTTTCACCACATTGAATAAGTCAAAACAAGCATTAGAATTTGAAGAATTGATGCAACAAAATGAACAAGCTTTTATTCTACAAAATCAAACTCTTGCGGAAGAATTAAGTACTTTACAAACTACAATTAAAACACTTGAAAATGAAAATCGGCAATTTAAACGACAAATAAGTCTCGCTCCTCAGGACAAAGCTCGCGATGCAGAGTTACGGAAATTACAAGCTGCAAATGCAGCATTGAAACAGTCGCTGGCGTCAATGCGAGAAGGTCAGTGCACTGATTCTGGGGATGCAACTCAACCACAAGACTCAACGGAAACGGTTTTCAAAACTGTGGATGggaaacaaaaaaatgacaacGAAGTTAATGGAACTGGAGTTAGTGATGAAAAATTTGACAAAGTTGGTGAAGACATAAGTGTGAGTGCAGGAAATATTGCAGCAAAGATCTCAAATAAAGATTTAATTCGCCCAGGACGAAGTGACAGTGACACCGACTTGCAAGTTCAAGTGCTGACATTGCAAGAAGAAAAAAGACTTCTCGAATTTGAGCTTGATAATGCGGTGAAAAAACATGACACGAAAATCAACGAAATGTCAGGCGCGATGAAAGAGCTCCAAGAAAAACTTGACCAAAAACAAAAAACGTGCAATAGTTTACAAAAAGAACTTGGCCAGttgcaaatatttaaaaaagaagCTAGTGAAACTGCAACAAAATTAACTCTGGAGAatgaaaagttaaaaaccgatTTAGAACAGTCAACATCTGACACTTCCTCATTGCATAAAGCATTGCAGGAGTCTCACACTATTCTTGAACAACAACAAAGTTCTCTCTTACACTGGCAAAAGCAAGTCGATATAAAAGATGACGaatacaaagctgtgaaatctgaACATACAGAAAATTCTGACAAATTGTCATCAATTTCAAAGGAACTTGAATCCACTTTGTCAAGTTTGGAACTtttgcaaaaagaaaaagacGAACTGCAATCTAGATATGAAAAAAGTGCCAACATCGGTGAAGCACTTTTAAATAAACATActgaattagaaaaaaagttAGAACAAGTGCAGCATGAGCATCAACAAGCCTTAAACCTTGCAGAAAAGCATAAATCAGAACTAGCTGGTACAAAACAGTTAGAAAAACAGATTGAAGAGTTGAAAGAAGAACTTCGTCAAGCTCTTGATCTCGCTGAGAAGCGGAAACTCACTGCAAATAATCAATCCATGGAAGCCCAAGATATGGTGACTAAATTGAATGAGCGAGCTTCCTCTCTGCAAACTACCTATGAAGATAAAATCAAATCATTAACTGAAACTTACGATACTAAAATTAAAACTCTAGAAGGAACAAACAAATCCCAAGAGGAAGAATTAATTAGAGTACATCATCAGGAACGATTGAAAACAAGGGAAATAGACGGTCTTCAACAGAAATTAAATGATCTAAATGCTGCAACTGCGTCACTCGAAAATTCTAAAGGGTGGTTCGAACGGGCACTACAAGATGCTGAAAAGTTAGCAGAGGAAACTAAGGCTTCACATACAGAGGTTATTGAAAAGTTAAAGGAAGAACATTCAGCAGAATTAGAAAAAGCACTTCTCGCTGTTCAAGCGAAAGACGATGATGTTGCAGCTATCGAAAAAAAGATGCAAGAAATAGAAGAAGAATATGAGAAAAAAGATGAAATAATTGTGAGGTTGAAACGCGACGTGAAAGAtgaaatgcaaaaacaaaaattggttGAAAAGAAGGTTCACTCAACTCTCAAAGATTTGAAGAAGCAGCTTGTTGCTGAGCGTAAAAAGAAGGAACATCTACAGGAGAAATTGACGCAACAATCAGATGGTGAAAGCAACATAGATGAGTTATTAACAGTTGTTGATACTTCTAATAAATCGAAACCTTCTTCAGGTGGGGCTGATGGTGCAAGTTCTGTAAGTTCTTTCAGTTTCAGGGATTTTATTAACCCTACTAGGACATCTGGTCCTGGATCTACAAGTCCAGTAATGAAAAGGACGGTAACGAGTTCGCCGTCTTCAAATTCAACACAGTTGAGTCACAACGAAGCTGCAGATTTATTGTCACGCATCACTGACCTCCAGAATGACAAATGGGCACTTGAGGAAAAAGTTCGACACTTGGAAGAAAGCGGTGGAGCTATGGCGAATGAATTAGTGGAAAAGGCAGAATTGGTACAACGATATGTACAACATACACGGACAGACAGTGTGAAAAGAACATACAATGAAGAGCATTCTTCACCAAAGACATTGAAAGATAAAGTACGGTCATTTGTGACAGGACAAGAAGAACAATCGTCACCTTCTGGTATTGGTAACATCTATGAACTTAATAAAAAGCTAACTAGAATGTTAGAAGAAGAGATGACTAAAAATATGGCTCTCAAAAAGGATATGGAATTAATGGCCCAACAAATGGTGCCAAGGTAG
- the LOC120338353 gene encoding rab-like protein 3, with protein sequence MYIEKGAKVKVLVLGDSGVGKSSLTHLLCHNEANRNPGYTIGCSIEIKLHDYKVGTPSEQTYCLEIWDIGASSSHTSGRFIFYSGVNGIILVHDLTNRKSLQNLNKWMNEVINQDPNLSGVTVGSGNVGSYDSAQNYGAFSIPVIMVGTKLDLIADSKRRDIARRSAMVADDFGCSEIYLDSAQWQFLAPGSGNAVKLTRFFDKVVEDAKQKRVTSRGDMTPQRAERTGSFGGSDRRRFPVSKMGGYTPTKSGAHQD encoded by the exons ATGTATATCGAGAAAGGGGCAAAGGTCAAGGTACTTGTACTGGGAGATTCTGGTGTTGGAAAATCTTCGCTTACTCATCTTCTTTGTCATAATGAAGCAAATAGAAATCCAGGATACACGATCGGATGTTCCATTGAAATTAAA CTCCATGACTACAAGGTTGGAACACCTTCTGAGCAAACATATTGTCTAGAGATTTGGGATATTGGTGCATCAAGCAGTCACACTAGTGGTAG ATTCATATTCTACTCTGGAGTAAACGGAATCATCCTGGTCCATGATTTAACAAACAGAAAATCCTTGCAAAACTTGAACAAATGGATGAATGAAGTTATAAACCAGGATCCTAATCTGTCAGGAGTTACAGTTGGAAGTGGCAACGTTGG ATCTTACGATTCTGCTCAAAATTATGGGGCGTTTTCCATTCCTGTTATTATGGTAGGAACCAAACTTGACCTGATTGCCGACAGCAAGAGAAGAGATATTGCCAGGAGATCTGCTATGGTGGCTGATGATTTTGGATGTTCAGAAATATATTTG gaTTCTGCTCAGTGGCagtttttggcccctggttcaggAAATGCTGTCAAACTAACAAGGTTTTTTGACAAG GTTGTTGAAGATGCCAAGCAGAAGAGAGTCACCAGTCGAGGTGATATGACTCCTCAAAGAGCAGAAAGAACAGGCTCATTTGGAGGATCTGATAGAAGACGATTTCCTGTTAGTAAAATGGGAGGATACACACCAACTAAGTCTGGTGCACATCAAGACTGA